One segment of Streptosporangium brasiliense DNA contains the following:
- a CDS encoding nitrate reductase subunit alpha, with product MGPLLAARAFFTKSEVSADGRTLHQINPSGWDRFYRDRWAHDKVVRSTHGVNCTGSCSWQVFVKDGLITWEHQATDYPSVGPDSPEYEPRGCPRGASFSWYTYSPSRVRYPYVRGVLLEMWREAKARLGDPVLAWAELTGDPERARAYKRARGKGGFVRSDWDEVLELMAAAHVHTVKQYGPDRVVGFSPIPAMSMASFAAGTRFLSMIGGTLLSFYDWYADLPIASPQVWGDQTDVPESADWWNSRYLIMWGSNIPVTRTPDAHFMTEARYQGTKVVAVSPDYADNVKFADDWLAPHPGTDGALAMAMGHVTLTEFFRDRQVPYFTDYVRKYTDLPFLVTLEPRGDAYVPRRFLTAADLLEDGGDTGENAEFKTVFLDSETGEAVVPNGSLGFRWGQEGEGRWNLGLDGAIPELTLLDRSERAVAVDLPRFDEGATEGGSIMRRGVPVTEVGGKLVTTVFDLLMAQYGVARDLPGEWPQSYLDASQPYTPAWAEEITSVPAATIARIAREFARNAERTQGKSMIAMGAGTNHWFHSDQIYRSFLTLVLLTGCQGVNGGGWAHYVGQEKVRPITGFQHLAFAFDWQRPTRHMAGTAFWYLATDQWRYEQFGAAELASPLGSGTFDGKSFADCNAQAARLGWLPSHPTFNRNPLTLADEADRAGVPVAEHVVNELKSGGLRFAAEDPGDPANFPRVLTVWRANLLGSSGKGNEYFLRHLLGTDAETRNQEGLHPTEVTWREEAAEGKLDLLTAIDFRMTSTALFSDVVLPAATWYEKHDLSSTDMHPFVHAFNPAIAPPWQTRSDYDAFLALADRFSELAADHLGRRTDVLAVPLTHDTPDELAQPGGRVRDWKYGECEPVPGKTMPKIVTIERDYAAIGERMRSIGPLFAELGLTTKAVTYRVGPELDYLASKNGTTGEGRVSLDTADRMCEAILALSGTTNGRLATQGFESLERRTGTELADLSAEHEGKRITFADTQSRPQPVITSPEWSGSETGGRRYSAFVINVERDKPWHTLTGRQQFFLDHDWIIELGEQLPAYRPPLNMRRHYGDQGEGGAAEVTVRYLTPHSKWSIHSEYQDNAYMLALSRGGPTIWMSVEDAAAIGVADNDWIEAYNRNGVVAARAVVSHRMPAGTVYMYHAKDRNVNVPLTERSGRRGGVHNSLTRLLLKPSHLIGGYAQFTYAFNYYGPTGNQRDEVTVIRRRGQEVTY from the coding sequence ATGGGGCCGTTGCTCGCCGCCCGTGCGTTCTTCACCAAATCGGAGGTGTCGGCCGACGGCCGCACCCTGCATCAGATCAACCCCAGCGGCTGGGACCGCTTCTACCGGGACCGGTGGGCGCACGACAAGGTGGTGCGCTCGACGCATGGCGTGAACTGCACGGGATCGTGCTCGTGGCAGGTGTTCGTCAAGGACGGCCTGATCACGTGGGAGCACCAGGCGACCGACTACCCGTCGGTCGGCCCCGATTCGCCCGAGTACGAGCCGCGCGGCTGCCCCCGCGGCGCGTCCTTCTCCTGGTACACCTACTCCCCCTCGCGGGTGCGCTACCCGTACGTGCGGGGCGTACTGCTGGAGATGTGGCGCGAGGCCAAGGCCAGGCTGGGCGACCCGGTGCTGGCGTGGGCGGAGCTGACCGGCGACCCGGAGCGGGCGCGGGCGTACAAGCGGGCGCGCGGCAAGGGCGGGTTCGTCCGCTCCGACTGGGACGAGGTCCTGGAGCTGATGGCCGCGGCGCACGTGCACACGGTCAAGCAGTACGGCCCCGACCGGGTGGTGGGGTTCTCGCCGATCCCGGCCATGTCGATGGCGTCGTTCGCGGCCGGCACGCGGTTCCTGTCGATGATCGGCGGCACGCTGCTGTCCTTCTACGACTGGTACGCCGACCTGCCGATCGCCTCCCCGCAGGTGTGGGGCGACCAGACGGACGTGCCGGAGTCGGCCGACTGGTGGAATTCCCGCTACCTGATCATGTGGGGTTCCAACATCCCGGTCACCCGCACCCCGGACGCTCACTTCATGACCGAGGCCCGTTACCAGGGCACCAAGGTGGTCGCGGTCAGCCCCGACTACGCCGACAACGTCAAGTTCGCCGACGACTGGCTGGCGCCGCACCCGGGCACGGACGGCGCGCTCGCCATGGCCATGGGGCACGTCACGCTGACGGAGTTCTTCCGCGACCGCCAGGTCCCATACTTCACCGACTACGTCCGGAAATATACGGACCTTCCGTTCCTGGTGACGCTGGAGCCGCGCGGCGACGCGTACGTGCCGCGCCGCTTCCTCACCGCCGCCGACCTGCTTGAGGACGGGGGCGACACCGGCGAGAACGCCGAGTTCAAGACCGTCTTCCTGGACTCCGAGACAGGCGAGGCCGTGGTGCCGAACGGCTCGCTGGGCTTCCGCTGGGGCCAGGAGGGCGAGGGCCGCTGGAACCTCGGCCTGGACGGCGCGATCCCGGAGCTGACGCTGCTGGACCGGTCGGAGCGGGCGGTCGCCGTCGACCTGCCGCGCTTCGACGAGGGCGCCACCGAGGGTGGCTCGATCATGCGCCGTGGCGTGCCGGTCACCGAGGTGGGCGGCAAGCTGGTCACCACGGTCTTCGACCTGCTCATGGCCCAGTACGGCGTCGCCCGCGACCTGCCGGGCGAGTGGCCGCAGTCGTACCTGGACGCGAGCCAGCCGTACACGCCCGCGTGGGCGGAGGAGATCACCTCGGTGCCCGCCGCGACGATCGCCAGGATCGCCCGCGAGTTCGCCCGTAACGCCGAGCGGACCCAGGGCAAGTCGATGATCGCGATGGGCGCGGGCACCAACCACTGGTTCCACTCCGACCAGATCTACCGCTCCTTCCTCACGCTGGTGCTGCTGACCGGCTGCCAGGGCGTCAACGGCGGCGGCTGGGCGCACTACGTCGGCCAGGAGAAGGTCCGCCCGATCACCGGCTTCCAGCACCTCGCCTTCGCCTTCGACTGGCAGCGGCCGACCCGGCACATGGCCGGGACCGCGTTCTGGTACCTGGCCACCGACCAGTGGCGTTACGAGCAGTTCGGGGCGGCCGAACTCGCCAGCCCGCTCGGCTCCGGCACCTTCGACGGCAAGTCGTTCGCCGACTGCAACGCCCAGGCCGCGAGGCTCGGCTGGCTGCCCTCGCACCCGACCTTCAACCGCAATCCGCTCACCCTCGCCGACGAGGCCGACCGGGCCGGCGTCCCGGTGGCCGAGCACGTCGTGAACGAGCTGAAGTCCGGAGGTCTCCGCTTCGCCGCTGAGGACCCGGGCGACCCGGCCAACTTCCCCCGCGTGCTGACCGTGTGGCGGGCCAACCTGCTCGGCTCCTCGGGCAAGGGCAACGAGTACTTCCTGCGGCACCTGCTCGGCACCGACGCCGAGACCCGTAACCAGGAAGGGCTGCACCCGACCGAGGTGACCTGGCGCGAGGAGGCCGCCGAGGGCAAGCTCGACCTGCTCACCGCGATCGACTTCCGGATGACGTCCACGGCGCTGTTCTCCGACGTCGTGCTCCCGGCCGCCACCTGGTACGAGAAGCACGACCTGTCCAGCACGGACATGCACCCGTTCGTGCACGCGTTCAACCCGGCCATCGCCCCGCCGTGGCAGACCCGCAGCGACTACGACGCCTTCCTCGCCCTCGCCGACCGCTTCTCCGAGCTGGCCGCCGATCACCTGGGCAGGCGCACCGACGTGCTGGCCGTTCCGCTCACGCACGACACCCCCGACGAGCTCGCCCAGCCGGGCGGCCGGGTGCGGGACTGGAAATACGGCGAGTGCGAGCCCGTACCCGGCAAGACGATGCCGAAGATCGTGACGATCGAGCGCGACTACGCCGCCATCGGCGAGCGCATGCGCTCCATCGGGCCGCTCTTCGCCGAGTTGGGACTGACGACCAAGGCCGTGACCTACCGGGTCGGTCCGGAGCTCGACTATCTGGCCAGCAAGAACGGCACCACCGGCGAAGGACGCGTCTCGCTGGACACCGCCGACCGGATGTGCGAGGCCATCCTCGCGCTGTCGGGCACCACCAACGGCCGCCTGGCCACCCAGGGCTTCGAGAGCCTGGAGCGGCGCACCGGCACGGAACTGGCCGACCTGTCGGCCGAGCACGAGGGCAAGCGCATCACGTTCGCCGACACGCAGTCCAGGCCGCAGCCGGTGATCACCTCGCCCGAGTGGTCCGGGTCGGAGACCGGCGGGCGCCGCTACTCCGCCTTCGTGATCAACGTCGAGCGGGACAAGCCCTGGCACACCTTGACGGGCCGCCAGCAGTTCTTCCTCGACCACGACTGGATCATCGAGCTGGGCGAGCAGCTGCCCGCCTACCGGCCGCCGCTCAACATGCGCCGCCACTACGGCGACCAGGGCGAGGGCGGGGCGGCCGAGGTCACCGTGCGCTACCTGACCCCGCACTCGAAGTGGTCCATCCACTCCGAATACCAGGACAACGCCTACATGCTCGCCCTCTCGCGAGGCGGACCGACGATCTGGATGAGCGTCGAGGACGCCGCCGCGATCGGGGTCGCCGACAACGACTGGATCGAGGCGTACAACCGCAACGGCGTGGTCGCGGCCAGGGCGGTCGTCTCGCACCGCATGCCGGCCGGGACCGTGTACATGTACCACGCCAAGGACCGCAACGTGAACGTGCCGCTCACCGAGAGATCGGGCCGGCGCGGCGGCGTGCACAACTCCCTCACCCGGCTGCTGCTCAAGCCCAGCCACCTCATCGGCGGGTACGCGCAGTTCACCTATGCCTTCAACTACTACGGGCCGACCGGCAACCAGCGTGACGAGGTCACCGTGATCCGCCGCCGCGGCCAGGAGGTGACCTACTGA
- a CDS encoding globin domain-containing protein → MLSAESAAIVRATLPVVGASLDAITTRFYETMFSERPELLDGLFNRGNQANGEQRRALAGSIASFATVLLDHPDERPDALLARIAHKHTAVGVTDDQYVIVHKYLFGAIAEVLGEAVTAEVAAAWDEVYWLMAGALIAMEARIYAEAGARGGDTWRRWRVVARRDETPDVVSFLLRPADDDPVPPARPGQYVSVRVRMPDGVHQLRQYTLSNAGEDRLRRITVKRVDGDPAGEVSTLLHTTVRPGDELTLSAPFGEVTLEDGDAPLVLVSAGIGCTPMVAMLDHLVATGSNRRVLVLHADRSPAEHALREDMLRPAVERVFWYESGAAAPDRDGLMDLDGIEIPDGAVAYLCGPMPFMRDVRARLMRAGVAARDIHYEVFGPDLWLGAN, encoded by the coding sequence ATGCTGTCCGCGGAATCAGCCGCCATCGTCCGTGCCACGCTGCCGGTTGTCGGCGCCTCGCTCGACGCCATCACCACGCGGTTCTACGAGACGATGTTCAGCGAACGGCCGGAGCTGCTCGACGGCCTGTTCAACCGGGGCAACCAGGCCAACGGCGAGCAGCGCAGGGCGCTGGCCGGCTCCATCGCCTCGTTCGCCACCGTGCTCCTGGACCACCCCGACGAGCGGCCCGACGCCCTGCTCGCCCGCATCGCCCACAAGCACACCGCGGTGGGCGTCACCGACGACCAGTACGTGATCGTTCACAAGTACCTGTTCGGCGCCATCGCCGAGGTGCTGGGCGAGGCCGTCACCGCGGAGGTCGCCGCGGCCTGGGACGAGGTGTACTGGCTGATGGCCGGCGCGCTCATCGCGATGGAGGCCCGCATCTACGCCGAGGCCGGCGCGCGCGGCGGCGACACGTGGCGGCGGTGGCGGGTCGTCGCCCGCCGGGACGAGACCCCGGACGTGGTCTCGTTCCTGCTGCGCCCGGCCGACGACGACCCGGTCCCGCCCGCGCGCCCCGGCCAGTACGTCAGCGTCCGCGTCCGCATGCCCGACGGCGTGCACCAGCTGCGCCAGTACACGCTGTCGAACGCCGGCGAGGACAGGCTGCGCAGGATCACGGTCAAGCGCGTGGACGGCGACCCCGCCGGCGAGGTGTCCACGCTGCTGCACACCACCGTGCGGCCGGGTGACGAGCTCACCCTGTCGGCGCCGTTCGGCGAGGTGACGCTGGAGGACGGAGACGCGCCGCTGGTGCTGGTGTCGGCGGGCATCGGCTGCACGCCCATGGTGGCGATGCTCGATCACCTGGTCGCCACCGGCTCGAACCGCCGCGTCCTGGTGCTGCACGCCGACCGCTCGCCGGCCGAGCACGCGCTGCGCGAGGACATGCTGCGGCCGGCCGTCGAGCGGGTCTTCTGGTACGAGAGCGGCGCGGCCGCCCCCGACCGCGACGGCCTGATGGACCTGGACGGGATCGAGATCCCGGACGGCGCGGTCGCCTATCTGTGCGGTCCGATGCCGTTCATGCGTGACGTGCGCGCCCGGCTGATGCGGGCCGGGGTGGCGGCCCGCGACATCCACTACGAGGTCTTCGGCCCGGATCTGTGGCTGGGGGCGAACTGA
- a CDS encoding ABC transporter ATP-binding protein, giving the protein MDSLWRMKSYLRPYTTRLLLIWIPAFAGIAIGIVIPLIGKEIIDGPVARGDTGALLPLALLALALGVIEALLIFLRRWFLADAVLGLETTIRDDLYRHLQRLPMSFHGAWQSGQLLSRATTDLSAIRRFLGFGLLFLVLIIVQIVTVTGLLLQMYWPLGLLVAVSAVPVVVTSLRFERSYITVSRQVQDEQGDLATVIEESAVGIRTIKAFGRGRHVSGVFDDGARKIYRTSMEKVRLSARFFTFLEVIPNVTLASVLLLGALAVGSGSLTLGTLVAFTTLMLQLVWPVSALGFILVMAQEAMTSADRVMEVLDTDPEIAGGTDVIEHPRGHLRFEGVEFRFPGAEKPVLRDVWLEVRPGETVAIVGATGSGKTTLTALVPRLYDVSAGRVTIDGHDVRDLSLPALRSMVATAFEEPTLFSMSVRENLTLGRHDATEEEIEQALRVAQAGFVHQLPWGLETRIGEQGMSLSGGQRQRLALARAVLSRPKVLVLDDTLSALDVETEALVEEALRHVLRDATGIVVAHRASTVLLADKVALLLDGTIAHVGRHHELMASVPEYRSLLSADLDDTPEGPSRPDGPDGAPDDLDGLDGELDDLDGELDGGLDSEGALR; this is encoded by the coding sequence ATGGACTCGCTGTGGCGGATGAAGTCCTACCTCCGCCCCTACACCACCCGCCTGCTGCTCATCTGGATACCGGCCTTCGCCGGGATCGCCATCGGCATCGTCATCCCGCTGATCGGCAAGGAGATCATCGACGGCCCCGTCGCCCGCGGTGACACCGGAGCGCTCCTCCCCCTGGCACTGCTCGCCCTGGCGCTGGGCGTGATCGAGGCGCTCCTCATCTTCCTGCGCAGATGGTTCCTGGCCGACGCCGTCCTCGGCCTGGAGACCACGATCCGCGACGACCTCTACCGGCACCTGCAGCGGCTGCCGATGAGCTTCCACGGCGCCTGGCAGTCCGGCCAACTGCTCTCCCGCGCCACCACCGACCTGTCGGCGATCCGGCGCTTCCTCGGCTTCGGGCTGCTCTTCCTCGTCCTGATCATCGTCCAGATCGTGACCGTGACGGGGCTGCTGCTGCAGATGTACTGGCCGCTCGGCCTGCTGGTCGCCGTGTCGGCGGTCCCGGTCGTGGTCACCTCGCTGCGCTTCGAGCGGAGCTACATCACCGTCTCCCGCCAGGTCCAGGACGAGCAGGGCGACCTCGCCACCGTGATCGAGGAGTCCGCCGTCGGCATCCGCACGATCAAGGCCTTCGGCCGCGGCCGCCACGTCTCCGGTGTCTTCGACGACGGGGCCCGCAAGATCTACCGGACCTCGATGGAGAAGGTACGGCTCTCGGCCAGGTTCTTCACCTTCCTGGAGGTCATCCCGAACGTCACGCTCGCCAGCGTGCTGCTGCTCGGCGCGCTCGCGGTCGGCTCGGGGTCGCTGACACTGGGCACGCTGGTGGCCTTCACCACGCTGATGCTGCAGCTGGTGTGGCCCGTCTCGGCCCTCGGCTTCATCCTGGTGATGGCCCAGGAGGCGATGACCTCGGCGGACCGGGTGATGGAGGTGCTCGACACCGACCCGGAGATCGCCGGAGGCACGGACGTGATCGAGCACCCCCGCGGGCACCTGCGCTTCGAGGGCGTAGAGTTCCGCTTCCCGGGCGCCGAGAAGCCGGTGCTCCGCGACGTCTGGCTGGAGGTGCGGCCGGGAGAAACGGTCGCGATCGTGGGCGCGACGGGTTCGGGCAAGACCACGCTGACCGCCCTCGTCCCCCGCCTGTACGACGTCAGCGCGGGCCGGGTGACGATCGACGGGCACGACGTGCGGGACCTGTCGCTGCCCGCCCTGCGCTCGATGGTCGCCACGGCCTTCGAGGAGCCGACCCTGTTCTCCATGAGCGTCAGGGAGAACCTCACCCTCGGGCGGCACGACGCCACCGAGGAGGAGATCGAGCAGGCGCTGCGGGTGGCCCAGGCCGGGTTCGTCCACCAGCTGCCGTGGGGGCTGGAGACCAGGATCGGCGAGCAGGGCATGTCCCTGTCCGGCGGCCAGCGTCAGCGCCTCGCCCTGGCCCGCGCGGTCCTCAGCCGGCCGAAGGTCCTCGTGCTGGACGACACCCTGTCGGCGCTGGACGTCGAGACCGAGGCACTGGTGGAGGAGGCGCTCCGGCACGTCCTGCGGGACGCCACCGGGATCGTCGTCGCGCACCGCGCCTCCACCGTCCTGCTCGCCGACAAGGTGGCCCTGCTGCTGGACGGCACGATCGCGCACGTCGGCCGCCACCACGAGCTGATGGCGAGCGTGCCGGAGTACCGGTCGCTGCTGTCGGCGGACCTGGACGACACCCCGGAGGGGCCGTCCCGCCCGGACGGACCGGACGGCGCCCCGGACGACCTGGACGGCCTGGACGGCGAGCTGGACGACCTGGACGGCGAGCTGGACGGCGGCCTGGACAGCGAGGGGGCACTGCGATGA
- a CDS encoding ABC transporter ATP-binding protein produces the protein MSQSTAQGWRGVAAENQDDLSEQVSFLLRTRSRRLLGELLRPYRREIVLLVAVIVICNAAALAIPYLIKVGIDTGIPPMVAGQGPATLVTVVVAVLAAAVIQAATRQVFLRMAGRIGQNILLELRRRVFGHFQRLSLSFHDDYTSGRVVARLTSDIEAISEMLQSGFDGLVTAVLTLTGTAVVLLVLDVHLAVVALLPLPVLLLFTRWFRRQSSITYRRTRETVALVIVHFVESMTGIRAVQAFRREPRNQEIFAQLNADYRDANVRSMHLISVFMPGVKLIGNVTVAAVLFYGGWLAIGGDVTVGVLAAFLLYLRQFYEPMQEISQFYNTFQSAGAALEKLSGVLEERPAVAEPRDPVTLERPRGEVRFEEVEFSYLDGTPVLSRMDLVIPAGQSVAVVGTTGAGKTTLAKLVSRFYDPVAGRVLLDGVDLRDLGEDSLRGAVVMVTQENFLFTGSVADNIRFGRPGSTMAEVVEAARAIGAHDFISALPEGYDTQVAKHGGRLSAGQRQLVAFARAFLADPAVLILDEATSSLDVPGERLVQRAMRTILAERTALIIAHRLSTIEIADRVLVMDSGGIVEDGPPDQLVARDGRFAGLHRAWLESISDLPRTPG, from the coding sequence ATGAGCCAGAGCACGGCACAGGGCTGGCGCGGCGTCGCCGCCGAGAACCAGGACGACCTGTCGGAGCAGGTGTCGTTCCTGCTCCGCACCCGGTCACGGCGGCTGCTCGGCGAGCTGCTGCGGCCCTACCGCAGGGAGATCGTCCTGCTCGTCGCGGTCATCGTGATCTGCAACGCCGCCGCCCTCGCCATCCCCTATCTGATCAAGGTGGGTATCGACACCGGCATCCCGCCGATGGTGGCGGGCCAGGGGCCGGCCACGCTGGTGACGGTCGTCGTGGCGGTGCTGGCCGCGGCGGTCATCCAGGCGGCCACCCGGCAGGTGTTCCTGCGGATGGCGGGCCGCATCGGCCAGAACATCCTGCTGGAGCTACGGCGGCGGGTCTTCGGCCACTTCCAGAGGCTGTCGCTGTCCTTCCACGACGACTACACCTCGGGCCGGGTCGTCGCCAGGCTCACCTCCGACATCGAGGCCATCTCCGAGATGCTGCAGTCGGGCTTCGACGGCCTCGTCACGGCCGTGCTGACGCTGACCGGCACCGCGGTCGTGCTGCTCGTCCTCGACGTCCACCTCGCCGTGGTCGCGCTGCTGCCGCTGCCGGTCCTGCTGCTGTTCACCCGCTGGTTCCGGCGGCAGTCGAGCATCACCTACCGCAGGACCCGGGAGACCGTGGCGCTGGTGATCGTCCACTTCGTGGAGTCGATGACCGGCATACGGGCGGTCCAGGCGTTCCGCAGGGAGCCGCGCAACCAGGAGATCTTCGCCCAGCTCAACGCCGACTACCGGGACGCCAACGTACGGAGCATGCACCTGATCTCGGTCTTCATGCCGGGAGTCAAGCTCATCGGGAACGTCACGGTCGCCGCCGTCCTGTTCTACGGCGGCTGGCTGGCCATCGGCGGTGACGTCACGGTGGGCGTGCTCGCGGCGTTCCTGCTCTACCTGCGCCAGTTCTACGAGCCGATGCAGGAGATCTCGCAGTTCTACAACACCTTCCAGTCCGCGGGGGCCGCCCTGGAGAAGCTCTCCGGCGTGCTGGAGGAACGGCCCGCGGTGGCCGAGCCGCGCGATCCCGTGACGCTGGAGCGGCCACGCGGGGAGGTCCGGTTCGAGGAGGTGGAGTTCTCCTACCTGGACGGCACCCCGGTGCTGTCCAGGATGGACCTGGTGATCCCGGCGGGCCAGAGCGTGGCGGTGGTCGGTACCACCGGGGCGGGGAAGACCACGCTGGCGAAGCTGGTCTCCAGGTTCTACGACCCGGTGGCCGGCCGCGTGCTGCTCGACGGGGTGGACCTGCGCGATCTCGGCGAGGACTCGCTGCGCGGCGCGGTGGTCATGGTGACGCAGGAGAACTTCCTGTTCACCGGCTCGGTCGCCGACAACATCAGGTTCGGCCGGCCCGGCTCGACCATGGCCGAAGTGGTCGAGGCCGCCCGGGCCATCGGCGCCCATGACTTCATCTCGGCGCTTCCCGAGGGCTACGACACCCAGGTCGCCAAGCACGGCGGCCGGCTGTCGGCCGGCCAGCGGCAGCTCGTGGCGTTCGCCCGGGCCTTCCTCGCCGATCCGGCGGTGCTGATCCTCGACGAGGCGACCTCCAGCCTGGACGTCCCCGGTGAGCGGCTGGTGCAGCGGGCGATGCGGACGATCCTGGCGGAACGGACCGCCCTGATCATCGCGCACCGGCTGTCGACCATCGAGATCGCCGACCGGGTGCTCGTGATGGACAGCGGCGGGATCGTGGAGGACGGCCCGCCCGACCAGCTCGTCGCACGGGACGGCCGCTTCGCCGGCCTGCACCGGGCCTGGCTGGAGAGCATCTCGGATCTCCCGAGGACCCCCGGCTAG
- a CDS encoding phospholipase D family protein: protein MKADYSSSTSRASLDFKRSPHRMKADDWFLTGAERGNPASRIDARHDGDTAWSSGNAVRPVPHGAPYFTELLARVRELRAGDLLLFTDWRGDPGERLDGPGTEVAEVFAAAARRGVVVKGLLWRSHWDRLLFSEAENRHLGDAIEAAGGECLRDMRVPPGGSHHQKLVVLRHRADPRRDIAYVGGIDLCWSRRDDASHAGDTQAAPMAEVYGARPPWHDVQAAIEGPAVGDVEAVFRERWEDPGPLTRNPLHRLADLVRREDTRPDPLPPQFPDPPACGPHAVQLLRTYAHRRTRYPFAPRGERSVARGYLKALRRARSLIYIEDQYLWSPQIAESFAEALKVNPDLLMISVLPLHPDQDGALNGTPQILGRNQALSILKEAGGDRFAVYGLENRQGTPVYVHAKVCVIDDVWATIGSDNFNRRSWTYDSELTCAVLDGTPDGREPADPAGHGDGARRFPRDLRLTLAREHLDRPDLPDADLLAPESFFAAFAASAEALERWHAEGRRGPRPDGRLRLYEPSPLSPLTTVWAAPLYRIVCDPDGRPRAMRRSGTY, encoded by the coding sequence ATGAAGGCAGACTACTCATCGTCCACCAGCCGGGCGAGCCTGGACTTCAAGCGCAGCCCGCACCGGATGAAGGCAGATGACTGGTTCCTCACCGGTGCCGAACGCGGCAACCCGGCGTCCCGGATCGACGCCCGGCACGACGGCGACACCGCCTGGTCGAGCGGGAACGCCGTACGCCCCGTCCCGCACGGCGCGCCGTACTTCACCGAGCTGCTGGCCCGCGTCCGCGAGCTGCGGGCCGGAGACCTGCTGCTGTTCACCGACTGGCGCGGCGATCCCGGCGAGCGGCTGGACGGCCCCGGCACCGAGGTCGCCGAGGTGTTCGCCGCGGCCGCGCGGCGCGGTGTCGTGGTGAAGGGTCTCCTGTGGCGCTCGCACTGGGACCGGCTCCTCTTCAGCGAGGCCGAGAACCGCCACCTGGGGGACGCCATCGAGGCCGCCGGCGGGGAGTGCCTGCGTGACATGCGCGTCCCACCCGGCGGCTCGCACCACCAGAAGCTCGTGGTGCTGCGGCACCGCGCCGACCCCCGGCGCGACATCGCCTACGTCGGCGGCATCGACCTGTGCTGGAGCCGCCGGGACGACGCCTCCCACGCCGGGGACACCCAGGCCGCCCCCATGGCCGAGGTGTACGGCGCGCGCCCGCCCTGGCACGACGTGCAGGCCGCGATCGAGGGACCGGCCGTCGGCGACGTCGAAGCCGTGTTCCGGGAGCGCTGGGAGGACCCCGGGCCGCTGACCCGCAACCCCCTGCACCGCCTCGCCGACCTGGTGCGGCGGGAGGACACCCGGCCGGATCCGCTGCCGCCGCAGTTCCCCGACCCGCCCGCCTGCGGCCCGCACGCCGTACAGCTCCTGCGGACCTACGCCCACCGGCGCACGCGCTACCCGTTCGCCCCGCGGGGAGAACGCAGCGTCGCCCGCGGCTATCTCAAGGCGCTGCGCCGGGCCCGCTCCCTCATCTACATCGAGGACCAGTATCTGTGGTCGCCGCAGATCGCCGAGTCCTTCGCCGAGGCACTCAAGGTCAACCCGGACCTGCTGATGATCAGTGTCCTCCCGCTCCACCCCGACCAGGACGGCGCGCTCAACGGCACCCCCCAGATACTGGGCCGCAACCAGGCCCTGTCCATCCTCAAGGAGGCGGGCGGAGACCGCTTCGCGGTGTACGGCCTCGAGAACCGGCAGGGCACTCCGGTCTACGTCCACGCCAAGGTCTGCGTGATCGACGACGTGTGGGCGACGATCGGCTCGGACAACTTCAACCGCCGGTCCTGGACCTACGACTCCGAGCTGACCTGCGCGGTGCTCGACGGGACCCCGGACGGCCGGGAGCCCGCCGACCCGGCGGGCCACGGGGACGGCGCTCGCCGCTTCCCCCGCGACCTGCGGCTGACCCTCGCGCGCGAGCACCTCGACCGTCCCGACCTGCCCGACGCGGACCTGCTGGCCCCGGAGTCGTTCTTCGCCGCCTTCGCCGCCTCCGCCGAGGCCCTCGAA